A stretch of Marinobacter sp. F4206 DNA encodes these proteins:
- a CDS encoding sulfurtransferase TusA family protein: protein MVDRTLDASGLRCPMPLLKTKLELNGMAPGEELEVIATDSGSARDIPAFIELSSHQLMSSSEAGGQYRFVIKCGG, encoded by the coding sequence ATGGTAGATCGTACTCTGGACGCCTCCGGCCTTCGCTGCCCGATGCCCTTGCTTAAAACGAAGCTGGAACTCAATGGAATGGCTCCTGGCGAGGAGCTTGAAGTCATTGCCACCGATTCCGGTTCGGCCCGCGATATTCCGGCTTTCATAGAACTATCCAGTCATCAGTTGATGAGTTCGTCGGAGGCCGGTGGCCAATACCGGTTTGTGATAAAGTGCGGCGGCTAA
- a CDS encoding M48 family metalloprotease encodes MALRTKGTLRYMTRFQSRFARLSRTAKAGALTACLWAVLTPLHAQETKLPNIGGNGGGLISGQQESEIGQQVMVSIRRSAPRITDPLVYDYLTAIIYRLVPSAPLQDRNLTLALIDSPDINAFAVPGGIVGVNGGLFLNAATEQQFSSVLAHELAHLSQRHFARRLEQQETSAPLTMAGMLAGIILSAVTQSDLGIAAIAGTQALAVQNMLAYSRAHEQEADRVGLDILATAGMDPRGMPEMFEIMMRQNRLQGNQMPEYLSTHPLTQSRVADTRNRAEQYPDRNVRDGQEYHLIRNRLQVHYAASADVAVETFEAYLDGNKAQRHDAIRYGLAVAYQANNQPDKAEAVLRDLLDQNPGRITFQVTLADVLIGQKQVQEARSILREALTRNPGNYPITYKLAEAEIADGNGAAAAEYLKQLTRQLPAQEHLWLRLAEAEGMARNIVGVHRARAEYDALMGDLESAQRQLRQAQEKLPAGSPQRQVVTERLAEITSRLNARRNS; translated from the coding sequence ATGGCACTTAGAACGAAAGGCACCCTGCGTTACATGACTCGCTTCCAATCCCGTTTCGCCCGACTGTCCCGCACCGCAAAAGCAGGCGCGCTGACCGCGTGTCTTTGGGCTGTCCTGACACCGCTTCACGCTCAGGAAACAAAATTGCCGAACATTGGCGGTAACGGCGGCGGCCTCATTTCCGGGCAACAGGAATCTGAAATCGGCCAGCAAGTGATGGTGTCAATCCGTCGGTCGGCACCCCGGATCACCGACCCCCTGGTCTACGATTACCTCACCGCAATTATCTATCGTCTGGTGCCGTCTGCCCCACTCCAGGACCGGAACCTGACCCTGGCCCTCATTGACAGCCCGGACATCAACGCCTTTGCTGTTCCGGGCGGCATTGTCGGCGTCAATGGCGGACTGTTCCTCAACGCCGCCACCGAACAGCAGTTCTCCTCGGTATTGGCCCACGAGCTTGCCCACCTCAGCCAGCGGCACTTTGCCCGCCGCCTTGAACAGCAGGAAACCAGTGCCCCCTTGACCATGGCGGGCATGCTCGCCGGCATCATTCTGTCAGCCGTTACCCAGTCAGATCTTGGCATTGCCGCGATCGCGGGAACCCAGGCTCTGGCGGTCCAGAATATGCTGGCATACAGCCGGGCTCACGAACAGGAAGCCGATCGGGTGGGCCTGGATATTCTCGCAACAGCAGGCATGGACCCGCGGGGCATGCCCGAAATGTTCGAGATCATGATGCGCCAGAACCGCCTCCAGGGTAACCAGATGCCCGAGTACTTATCGACCCACCCGCTCACCCAGAGCCGCGTGGCGGATACCCGGAACCGGGCCGAACAGTACCCGGACAGAAACGTCAGGGATGGCCAGGAATACCACCTCATCCGCAACCGCCTTCAAGTCCACTACGCGGCCTCGGCGGATGTCGCAGTGGAAACGTTCGAAGCATACCTGGACGGAAACAAGGCCCAGAGACACGATGCCATTCGATACGGCCTCGCGGTGGCCTACCAGGCGAATAATCAGCCAGACAAAGCCGAGGCTGTACTCAGAGACCTCCTGGACCAGAATCCCGGTCGGATTACCTTTCAGGTTACTCTCGCAGATGTCCTGATCGGCCAGAAACAGGTTCAGGAGGCCCGCAGCATTCTTCGGGAAGCCCTGACGAGAAACCCGGGGAATTACCCCATTACCTACAAGCTCGCAGAAGCGGAGATTGCCGACGGCAATGGCGCGGCTGCCGCAGAGTACCTTAAGCAGCTGACCCGGCAGCTTCCTGCCCAGGAACACCTCTGGCTTCGGCTGGCCGAAGCGGAAGGCATGGCACGGAACATTGTTGGCGTGCATCGCGCCCGTGCCGAATACGATGCGCTGATGGGAGATCTCGAGTCGGCGCAACGACAGCTCAGGCAGGCCCAGGAAAAACTGCCCGCAGGATCACCCCAGCGCCAGGTTGTTACCGAACGACTGGCTGAAATCACCAGTCGCCTGAACGCCAGGCGCAACAGCTGA